The following proteins are co-located in the Geoanaerobacter pelophilus genome:
- a CDS encoding 4Fe-4S binding protein — MKKPTSARISQLLFLALFLVLFVRTEYRGSDEIGAAVNGFFRANPLVLVSYLLAAKSWSWLLLPAAVTLAATALLGRFFCGWICPLGTVLDLVTGRIAKSGAIRALGGNTKYWLLLPLLFASLFGINLAGLLDPIAILLRALTFALYPLLGDISRQGWVGLYRVLGDSRDTIAPAYAVLRDYLLPFRDTLYPLAFLSLLIFGAILFLEKYETRCWCRRLCPLGTLLGLAGRLSPFVRVPAKLCKDCGACAELCPTSFDQEILQKDECIMCMECQLHCPHNRVRFRLTSLAASGGDYLPERRVLLGSLFSGLFVSRLFRFRQPEAQARLLRPPGVRNEQEFLQKCVRCGECLKVCLKSALYPAIMQAGVEGIYTPVVIPRLGYCEYNCTLCGQVCPTGAIPNLPKEQKKREVIGKAVFDKNHCLPFARHTSCIVCEEHCPIPQKAIRSRLETQKTPDGRTVQVQVPYVVEEICNGCGICEFVCPLEGKSGIELFSVKDKKPIADAAVPPSAEPSAAADPYR; from the coding sequence ATGAAAAAGCCAACCTCAGCCCGCATCAGTCAACTGCTGTTCCTCGCCCTGTTTCTGGTGCTGTTCGTCAGGACCGAATACCGGGGGAGCGATGAGATCGGGGCGGCGGTCAACGGCTTCTTCCGGGCCAATCCGCTGGTGCTGGTCAGTTATCTGCTGGCGGCCAAGAGCTGGTCCTGGCTGTTGCTGCCGGCAGCGGTGACCCTGGCTGCGACGGCCCTGCTGGGAAGGTTCTTTTGCGGCTGGATCTGTCCGCTCGGCACGGTGCTGGACCTGGTGACCGGCCGCATCGCCAAGTCCGGTGCGATCCGTGCGCTCGGCGGCAATACCAAATACTGGCTGCTGCTGCCGCTGCTGTTTGCCTCGCTCTTCGGGATTAACCTTGCCGGGCTGCTCGATCCGATCGCCATTCTGCTGCGCGCCCTGACCTTTGCCCTGTATCCGCTGCTCGGCGATATCTCTCGCCAGGGATGGGTCGGGCTGTACCGGGTGCTGGGGGACAGCCGCGATACCATTGCTCCGGCATACGCGGTGCTCCGCGACTACCTGCTGCCGTTCCGCGACACCCTCTACCCGCTGGCGTTCCTCTCGCTACTGATTTTCGGCGCCATTCTCTTTCTGGAAAAATACGAGACCCGCTGCTGGTGCCGCCGACTCTGCCCGCTGGGCACGCTGCTCGGGCTGGCCGGCAGGCTGTCACCGTTTGTGCGGGTGCCGGCAAAGCTGTGCAAGGACTGCGGCGCCTGCGCCGAACTCTGCCCGACCTCGTTCGATCAGGAGATCCTGCAGAAGGACGAGTGTATCATGTGCATGGAGTGCCAACTCCATTGCCCGCATAACCGGGTGCGGTTCCGCCTGACGAGCCTTGCCGCAAGCGGCGGCGACTATCTCCCGGAGCGGCGGGTGTTGCTGGGAAGCCTGTTTTCCGGCCTGTTCGTCTCGCGGCTGTTCCGGTTCAGGCAGCCGGAGGCACAGGCGCGCTTGCTGCGGCCGCCTGGAGTGCGCAACGAGCAGGAGTTTCTGCAGAAGTGCGTCCGCTGCGGCGAATGCCTGAAGGTGTGCCTGAAAAGCGCCCTGTATCCGGCGATCATGCAGGCCGGAGTGGAAGGGATCTACACGCCGGTAGTGATCCCGCGGCTTGGTTATTGCGAGTATAACTGCACCTTGTGCGGTCAGGTCTGCCCCACCGGCGCCATCCCGAACCTGCCAAAAGAGCAGAAGAAACGGGAGGTGATCGGCAAGGCGGTGTTTGACAAGAACCACTGTCTGCCGTTTGCCCGTCACACCAGCTGCATTGTCTGCGAAGAGCATTGCCCGATTCCGCAAAAGGCGATCCGGTCGCGGCTGGAGACCCAGAAGACCCCGGATGGCCGGACCGTGCAGGTGCAGGTACCGTATGTCGTGGAAGAGATCTGCAACGGCTGTGGCATCTGCGAATTTGTCTGTCCGCTGGAGGGTAAATCCGGGATTGAGCTGTTCAGCGTCAAGGACAAAAAGCCGATTGCCGATGCTGCTGTGCCTCCCAGTGCTGAGCCCTCCGCAGCAGCCGATCCGTATCGATGA
- the scpB gene encoding methylmalonyl-CoA decarboxylase, with product MSLILTQLQDQIGTITFNYAQRRNILSKALVDEIIQAIDALQKSKARVLILRAEKGAKVWSAGHDVRELPLPGRDPLAYHDPLLTILRTVQSLSMPVIAMIEGGVWGGACDLALSCDILIGARNCSFCMTPAKIGVPYNVTGILHFINIMGVNIAKEMFFTAQPLSSDQARKAGILNHLVEDEQLEEFTYDLAAKITHNSPLSIAVIKEQIRLLASAHPMSPHTFERVQGLRRMVYDSKDYAEGIKAFMEKRSPNFTGE from the coding sequence ATGTCCCTCATTCTTACCCAATTGCAAGACCAGATCGGCACCATAACCTTCAATTACGCCCAGCGGCGCAATATACTTTCCAAGGCCCTTGTTGACGAGATTATCCAGGCCATCGACGCCCTCCAGAAGAGCAAGGCCCGGGTGCTGATCCTCCGTGCGGAAAAAGGGGCCAAAGTCTGGTCCGCCGGCCACGATGTCAGGGAACTGCCACTGCCGGGCCGCGACCCGCTGGCATACCATGACCCGCTGTTGACGATCCTGCGCACAGTGCAGAGTCTCTCCATGCCGGTAATCGCCATGATCGAGGGGGGAGTATGGGGCGGGGCCTGCGACCTGGCGCTCTCCTGCGATATCCTGATCGGCGCCAGGAACTGCAGCTTCTGCATGACACCGGCCAAGATCGGTGTGCCGTACAATGTCACCGGCATTCTCCATTTCATCAACATCATGGGGGTGAATATCGCCAAGGAGATGTTCTTCACCGCCCAGCCGCTGTCGTCCGACCAGGCGCGCAAGGCCGGCATCCTCAATCACCTGGTGGAAGACGAGCAACTGGAAGAGTTCACCTACGACCTGGCCGCCAAGATAACCCACAACAGCCCGCTTTCCATAGCGGTGATCAAAGAGCAGATCCGGCTGCTGGCCAGCGCCCACCCGATGAGCCCGCATACCTTCGAGCGGGTGCAGGGGCTGCGCCGGATGGTGTATGACAGCAAGGACTATGCGGAGGGGATCAAGGCGTTTATGGAGAAGCGGTCCCCGAATTTTACCGGCGAATAG
- the fusA gene encoding elongation factor G gives MLDPSLSNIRNIGIISHIDAGKTTVSERILYYTGETHRMGEVHDGQATMDWMPQEQERGITITATATCCNWHDIRINLIDTPGHIDFTMEVERSMRVLDGAVAIFSGVEGVQPQSESVWRQADRYHVPRICFFNKLDRVGADHEMVLEQMVRRLGARPVLLQLPVGNETSFRGVIDLIAREMLVFADDDLGVTVRNSEIPEEFRDQVAAARERLVEAAADFDDTILADFLAGVDVSAERLRSAIRAGTLHCAVCPVLLGSALRNKGVQPLLDAVAHYLPSPLDVPSVTGRKADSDEAVEIPCDVNAPLCAFAFKVVADEGRKLTYLRIYSGSLKPGAALARAVNRRFEKVARIFRMHAHRREAVDLAVAGDIVAVTGFKEVLTGDTLCDPGHILELAGMNIPEPVVSLAVEPKGVDDREKLLPALEKLQWEDPTFRVHEDSETGQTILTGMGELHLEIVIDRLAREYGVAVKTGRPQVVYRESVKRELEHREIFRVEQDGKVIGGEVLFAIKPLERGAGVQISLEKLGEGSLPQALQTVLAEALHNGCAAGGLAGYPLTDVRFEILEAPFEPGVTSEAGVRATAQRGLFRALREAGVILLEPVMSLEITTPAESTGRVIGSLQQKRGRVEGIDVLGEMEVIHALAPLAELFGFMTELRSATKGRGSFSMEFKAFVEAPDEVRQKFGL, from the coding sequence ATGCTTGATCCATCCCTTTCCAATATCCGCAACATCGGTATCATCTCCCACATCGATGCCGGCAAGACGACGGTTTCCGAACGTATTCTCTATTACACCGGCGAGACCCACCGGATGGGTGAGGTGCACGACGGCCAGGCAACCATGGACTGGATGCCGCAGGAGCAGGAGCGCGGCATAACCATTACTGCGACCGCTACTTGTTGTAACTGGCACGACATCCGGATCAATCTGATCGACACCCCCGGCCATATTGACTTCACCATGGAGGTGGAGCGGAGCATGCGGGTGCTGGACGGCGCCGTGGCCATCTTCAGCGGGGTGGAGGGGGTTCAGCCGCAGAGCGAATCGGTCTGGCGCCAGGCTGATCGCTATCATGTCCCCAGGATCTGCTTTTTCAATAAGCTGGATCGAGTCGGCGCCGACCATGAGATGGTGCTGGAGCAGATGGTGCGCCGGTTGGGAGCCAGGCCGGTCCTGCTGCAACTGCCTGTCGGCAACGAAACTTCGTTCCGCGGCGTGATCGACCTGATCGCCAGGGAAATGCTGGTGTTTGCCGACGACGATCTCGGGGTGACGGTCAGGAACAGCGAGATTCCCGAGGAGTTCCGCGACCAGGTCGCCGCAGCCAGGGAGAGACTGGTGGAGGCGGCAGCTGATTTTGACGATACCATCCTCGCCGATTTCCTTGCCGGCGTTGATGTCTCTGCCGAGCGGCTCAGATCGGCAATCCGCGCCGGAACCCTGCACTGCGCAGTTTGCCCGGTGCTGCTCGGGTCTGCCCTGCGCAACAAGGGGGTGCAGCCGTTGCTGGATGCCGTTGCCCATTATCTGCCGTCGCCGTTGGACGTGCCGTCGGTGACCGGCAGGAAGGCGGACAGCGACGAGGCGGTTGAAATTCCATGTGATGTCAATGCCCCGCTCTGTGCCTTTGCCTTCAAGGTTGTGGCTGACGAAGGGCGCAAACTGACCTATCTGCGGATTTATTCCGGCTCTCTCAAGCCAGGTGCTGCCCTGGCCCGTGCTGTCAACAGGCGGTTCGAGAAGGTTGCCCGGATCTTCAGGATGCATGCCCACAGGCGCGAAGCCGTTGATCTTGCCGTTGCCGGCGATATCGTGGCGGTCACCGGCTTCAAAGAGGTGCTGACCGGCGATACCCTGTGCGATCCTGGCCACATTCTGGAACTGGCTGGCATGAATATTCCGGAGCCGGTGGTTTCCCTGGCAGTGGAACCGAAGGGGGTGGATGACCGGGAGAAGCTGTTGCCGGCCCTGGAAAAGCTGCAGTGGGAAGACCCGACCTTCAGGGTGCATGAAGACAGCGAAACCGGTCAGACCATCCTGACCGGCATGGGGGAACTGCACCTGGAGATCGTGATCGACCGCCTGGCCCGGGAGTATGGCGTTGCGGTAAAGACCGGCCGGCCTCAGGTAGTGTACCGTGAGAGTGTCAAGCGGGAGCTGGAGCATCGGGAGATCTTCAGGGTAGAGCAGGACGGCAAGGTTATCGGCGGAGAGGTGCTGTTTGCCATCAAACCGCTGGAGCGCGGCGCTGGGGTCCAGATCTCGCTGGAAAAGCTCGGCGAAGGTTCATTGCCCCAGGCCTTGCAGACCGTTCTCGCAGAAGCTCTGCACAACGGCTGTGCTGCCGGCGGTCTGGCCGGATATCCGTTGACCGATGTCCGGTTCGAAATTCTGGAAGCGCCGTTCGAGCCGGGGGTCACCAGTGAGGCCGGGGTAAGGGCTACGGCGCAGCGCGGTCTTTTCCGGGCGTTGCGCGAGGCCGGAGTCATTCTGCTTGAGCCGGTCATGTCTTTGGAAATCACCACTCCTGCCGAGTCAACCGGACGGGTCATCGGTTCGTTGCAGCAGAAGCGCGGCCGGGTCGAGGGGATTGACGTGCTGGGCGAGATGGAGGTCATTCATGCCCTGGCGCCTCTGGCCGAACTGTTTGGGTTTATGACCGAGCTGAGGAGCGCCACCAAAGGACGCGGCTCCTTTAGTATGGAGTTTAAGGCATTTGTCGAAGCTCCCGACGAGGTGCGGCAAAAATTTGGGCTATAG
- a CDS encoding HDOD domain-containing protein, giving the protein MPPGNVITIEEIIQDVSTVHSLPLFYSRLDEAINNPRSSITDIGKIISEDQGLTARILKLANSPLFGYFAKIETISHAVTIIGIQQVRDLALALSVMDVFTGIPKELINMEQFWRHSIATGLTAKLIATSQRESNLERFFVAGILHDVGRLIMLIKIPELYVEMFEECRVKGRLLHDVERERLLFDHAEVGGQLLRKWKIPPSVAEPVEFHHRPQRAEHYPRETSLLHLADIFAHALQIGSSGGGFVPQLDARVWAGLNLSPFLFSSLIKQIDKTVNETEQALFGGMARA; this is encoded by the coding sequence ATGCCTCCAGGTAATGTCATAACCATTGAAGAGATCATCCAGGATGTTTCCACGGTTCATTCGCTACCGCTTTTTTACTCCCGCCTTGACGAGGCGATCAACAACCCCCGCAGTTCCATTACCGATATCGGCAAGATCATCTCTGAAGACCAGGGGTTGACGGCCCGGATACTGAAACTCGCCAACAGCCCGCTATTCGGCTATTTCGCCAAGATTGAAACCATCAGCCACGCCGTTACCATCATCGGCATCCAGCAGGTGCGGGATCTTGCCCTGGCGCTGTCAGTCATGGATGTGTTCACCGGTATCCCGAAAGAGCTGATCAACATGGAGCAGTTCTGGCGGCACAGCATTGCCACCGGCTTGACTGCCAAGCTGATTGCCACCAGCCAGCGGGAATCGAACCTTGAACGGTTTTTTGTCGCAGGGATTCTGCACGATGTCGGCCGGCTGATCATGCTGATAAAAATCCCCGAGCTCTATGTGGAGATGTTTGAAGAGTGCCGGGTCAAGGGGCGCCTGCTCCATGATGTTGAGCGGGAACGGCTATTGTTCGATCACGCCGAGGTCGGCGGGCAACTTTTGCGGAAATGGAAAATTCCACCCAGTGTTGCCGAGCCGGTGGAGTTTCACCATCGCCCGCAAAGGGCGGAACATTATCCTCGCGAAACTTCGTTGCTGCACCTGGCCGATATCTTTGCTCATGCCCTCCAGATCGGCAGCAGCGGCGGGGGATTTGTCCCTCAGCTTGACGCACGGGTATGGGCCGGCCTCAATCTCTCTCCGTTCCTGTTTTCATCTCTGATCAAGCAGATTGATAAAACGGTTAACGAGACGGAACAGGCGTTGTTCGGAGGGATGGCTCGTGCCTAG
- a CDS encoding ATP-binding protein, with protein MPSQSSIPVDKLQERISFLEESNLNYVRTLDILAACNDFQSDIYRELDTSFVIRAMFGQLRRLIPLSAMSYFNVEEDASFKLILCEPDDAESRLAAEVDAKIKDGTFPWALNQNRPVIVPVEQGEEFLVLHVLATQSRIHGMFVGILEGNRLNADFASQTAMSIILTSTAYAVENSSLYEMLRDHMQNLEKMVQERTMELETAREQAESATKAKSDFLANMSHEIRTPMNGIIGLAKLIKDTELTEDQSLYIDSLQLSADNLLTIINDILDFSKIEAGKISLEEIPFRVRSYLEATLQPLKLRAIEKNIYCDLKIADDFPETLVGDPVRIAQILNNLVGNAIKFTAQGGIVLECAEESRGEHDLRVRFTVSDTGIGISSEVLPHIFEKFTQADSSTTRLYGGTGLGLSITRSLSQIMGGDIQVASIEGEGSSFSVVIPLKLPKAGETTAVLHALSPERIPCRPLRILIVDDVPVNQLVSRKIVAKTGEHAIACADNGLQALEMWQQEQYDLVFMDLHMPVMDGLQATREIRQREEGLDRRTFICAMTANVMKEDIELCQAAGMDSFIAKPVKEEVVYKVIHELNHAILKGSDAGALTGTGFELIEAQPETALGVADVDSYDFDRQELLERLDGETAFLTRFLGMFVSSTESQMAALGEAITRCDTEAVKVSAHTIKGASANIAAGNMKRIAAEIEDSARLGSITEAGPNYLSLKKAFDAFKEIVKDDLQQN; from the coding sequence GTGCCTAGTCAAAGCAGCATTCCTGTCGACAAGCTCCAGGAAAGGATCAGCTTTCTCGAAGAGAGCAACCTGAATTATGTCCGTACCCTGGACATTCTTGCCGCCTGCAACGATTTTCAGTCTGATATCTATCGCGAACTGGATACCTCTTTCGTTATCAGGGCCATGTTCGGGCAGCTCAGGAGACTGATACCTCTTTCGGCCATGTCATACTTCAACGTAGAGGAAGATGCCAGCTTCAAGCTTATCCTGTGTGAGCCGGATGATGCGGAATCGCGCCTGGCTGCCGAGGTTGACGCAAAAATAAAGGACGGCACGTTTCCCTGGGCGCTGAACCAGAACCGACCGGTCATTGTGCCGGTTGAACAAGGGGAAGAGTTCCTGGTTCTGCACGTTCTGGCGACGCAGTCGCGGATACACGGGATGTTTGTAGGCATTCTGGAGGGAAACCGACTTAACGCGGATTTCGCTTCGCAGACTGCCATGAGCATAATCCTTACCAGCACTGCCTACGCCGTGGAAAACTCATCGCTTTACGAGATGCTGCGCGATCACATGCAGAACCTGGAAAAGATGGTGCAAGAAAGGACCATGGAGCTTGAGACTGCCCGGGAACAGGCCGAATCTGCGACCAAGGCCAAGAGTGATTTTCTGGCTAACATGAGCCATGAGATCAGGACACCGATGAACGGCATCATCGGGCTGGCAAAACTAATCAAGGATACGGAACTGACAGAGGATCAGAGCCTTTACATCGATTCGCTCCAGCTTTCGGCCGACAACCTGCTGACAATCATCAACGACATCCTGGATTTTTCCAAGATCGAGGCCGGCAAGATCAGCCTGGAAGAAATTCCCTTCCGGGTGCGGAGTTACCTGGAAGCGACCCTGCAGCCCCTCAAACTGCGGGCTATTGAGAAAAATATCTACTGCGACCTGAAGATTGCTGACGATTTCCCGGAAACCCTGGTGGGAGACCCGGTCCGGATCGCCCAGATTCTGAATAATCTGGTCGGCAATGCCATAAAATTTACTGCTCAAGGGGGCATTGTCCTCGAATGCGCAGAAGAAAGCCGTGGTGAGCATGATCTTCGGGTCCGCTTCACTGTTTCTGACACCGGCATTGGCATTTCCTCAGAGGTGCTGCCACATATCTTCGAAAAATTTACCCAGGCGGATAGCTCCACAACCCGACTTTATGGTGGCACTGGCCTGGGTTTGTCAATCACCCGGAGTCTCTCTCAGATAATGGGAGGCGATATCCAGGTGGCGAGTATCGAAGGGGAGGGGAGTTCTTTTTCCGTAGTTATCCCGTTGAAGCTGCCTAAGGCAGGGGAAACCACGGCAGTGCTCCATGCGCTATCTCCGGAAAGAATCCCGTGCCGTCCTTTGCGGATACTCATTGTTGATGATGTGCCGGTCAACCAGCTTGTTTCCCGGAAGATTGTCGCCAAGACCGGTGAGCATGCAATCGCTTGCGCTGACAACGGCCTGCAGGCGCTGGAGATGTGGCAGCAGGAACAGTATGATCTTGTTTTCATGGATCTCCATATGCCGGTAATGGATGGTCTCCAGGCTACTCGCGAGATTCGGCAGCGTGAAGAAGGGCTTGACCGGAGAACCTTTATCTGCGCCATGACCGCTAACGTCATGAAAGAAGATATTGAGCTGTGTCAAGCTGCCGGGATGGATTCGTTCATTGCCAAACCGGTAAAGGAGGAAGTGGTGTACAAAGTCATTCATGAGCTGAATCATGCGATCCTGAAAGGTTCGGATGCCGGAGCCTTGACCGGTACTGGTTTTGAATTGATCGAGGCGCAGCCTGAAACTGCTCTGGGGGTTGCAGATGTTGATTCTTACGATTTCGACCGCCAGGAGCTTTTGGAAAGACTTGATGGCGAGACCGCTTTTTTAACCCGGTTTCTCGGCATGTTTGTCTCTTCAACAGAAAGTCAGATGGCTGCATTGGGAGAGGCTATAACACGTTGTGATACCGAGGCCGTCAAGGTGAGTGCCCACACCATCAAGGGAGCTTCTGCAAATATTGCCGCAGGAAACATGAAAAGGATTGCTGCCGAGATCGAAGATAGCGCGAGATTAGGCTCTATTACCGAGGCTGGACCCAACTACCTGTCGCTGAAAAAGGCGTTTGACGCCTTCAAGGAGATAGTGAAGGACGATCTGCAACAGAATTAG
- a CDS encoding DUF342 domain-containing protein: protein MSNNTVIGQKEGKKYEFKRLGFYIMLEISADGLVCECTYEPSPNGAPLSHEELVNYLAQAKVKEGVNDNAVGELLAAATSNTAVFGHPLANGQPMVPGEDGRIALVTPDALGVADDDQDEDEDDDKVDFRVVQSFHNVAKGDLIGQVLPPGEGVPGMKVTGIIIPPQPGAVLELVLGQNVVLGEDGVSIYADADGRVFCRGGEISVEDVYTIKGDVDFKVGNVLFNGFLDVSGDVLDGFSINASKGIKVRGNIGVCRVESGGDIVLGGMNGQGKGEIVCGGCVSANYINDVIIEAAGDIAVDAEMRNCIIKTLGSVRVNKGGLSGGEICAMGGVEAATVGTVTSLRTMIVVGVNYRDQEEINQLFNEMKQLIAGFNAGKGAMDKNAFGLKRAEIANSIQEVRSREYAGCNPKVNVKKKLFDGVNITVGTICEEIKEERSGPISIIENTIEGGFRYISLTDLAVRAQDIERAYVQQNEFMLRKGKGVA, encoded by the coding sequence ATGAGCAATAATACTGTAATTGGCCAGAAAGAGGGGAAGAAGTACGAATTCAAGCGTCTCGGCTTTTATATTATGCTGGAGATTTCAGCCGATGGCCTGGTGTGCGAATGCACCTACGAGCCTTCCCCCAACGGAGCGCCCCTCAGTCATGAAGAACTGGTCAATTACCTTGCCCAAGCCAAAGTCAAGGAAGGGGTTAATGACAATGCCGTGGGGGAACTGCTGGCGGCTGCGACTTCAAATACCGCTGTTTTCGGACATCCTCTGGCAAACGGGCAACCGATGGTGCCGGGTGAAGATGGCAGAATCGCCCTGGTCACGCCAGATGCCCTTGGGGTAGCAGATGACGATCAAGACGAAGATGAGGACGATGACAAGGTTGATTTCCGGGTCGTCCAGAGTTTTCATAATGTGGCAAAAGGTGACCTGATCGGACAGGTGCTTCCTCCCGGTGAAGGTGTCCCCGGGATGAAGGTGACTGGCATTATTATCCCGCCGCAACCCGGCGCGGTATTGGAGCTGGTTCTCGGACAGAATGTCGTGCTAGGGGAAGATGGGGTGTCGATCTATGCCGATGCCGATGGCCGCGTTTTTTGTCGTGGTGGAGAAATCTCGGTCGAGGATGTTTATACCATCAAGGGTGATGTGGATTTCAAGGTCGGCAATGTCCTGTTTAATGGTTTTCTCGATGTTTCAGGAGACGTGCTTGACGGGTTTTCCATCAATGCCAGTAAAGGGATCAAGGTGCGCGGCAACATCGGTGTCTGCCGGGTCGAGAGCGGTGGGGATATCGTGCTTGGTGGCATGAATGGCCAGGGCAAGGGTGAAATCGTGTGCGGTGGTTGTGTCAGCGCTAATTATATCAACGATGTCATCATAGAGGCTGCCGGCGACATCGCTGTTGATGCAGAAATGAGAAATTGCATTATTAAAACACTCGGTTCTGTCCGGGTCAACAAGGGCGGGCTGTCCGGTGGCGAGATTTGCGCCATGGGAGGGGTCGAGGCGGCGACTGTCGGCACGGTAACCTCGTTACGCACCATGATCGTAGTCGGGGTAAATTATCGCGATCAGGAAGAGATCAACCAGCTTTTCAATGAGATGAAACAGCTGATCGCCGGGTTTAATGCCGGTAAAGGGGCCATGGACAAAAATGCTTTTGGCCTCAAGCGTGCCGAGATCGCCAACAGTATTCAGGAGGTGCGCTCCAGAGAGTATGCCGGGTGCAATCCAAAGGTTAATGTGAAGAAAAAGCTCTTTGACGGGGTGAATATAACCGTCGGGACCATCTGTGAAGAGATCAAGGAAGAGCGGTCAGGCCCGATTTCGATTATTGAGAATACCATCGAAGGCGGGTTCAGGTATATCAGCCTGACTGATCTTGCGGTTCGGGCACAGGATATTGAGCGTGCCTATGTGCAGCAAAATGAGTTTATGCTCCGAAAAGGCAAGGGGGTAGCTTAA
- a CDS encoding response regulator — protein sequence MKALIVDDCQLTREMLGFTISATAEVEYAENGEEAIGLVRQAIAQDAHFELICLDITMPVMGGLEALRKIRDLESATGGTRATIFMITASSSPDDMIEAISEGECDDYLTKPVIGKTFKELLTKHGLLS from the coding sequence ATGAAGGCGCTAATAGTAGATGATTGCCAGTTGACCCGCGAAATGCTCGGTTTTACAATAAGTGCGACGGCCGAGGTTGAGTATGCCGAAAATGGCGAGGAAGCGATTGGCCTAGTCAGACAGGCGATTGCCCAAGACGCGCACTTTGAGCTGATCTGCCTTGATATAACCATGCCGGTCATGGGGGGGCTTGAGGCGTTACGAAAGATCAGGGATCTGGAGTCGGCCACCGGTGGAACAAGGGCAACTATCTTCATGATCACGGCAAGCAGCTCACCGGATGACATGATTGAGGCGATCAGTGAAGGGGAGTGCGACGATTACCTGACCAAGCCGGTTATCGGCAAGACCTTCAAGGAGCTGTTGACCAAGCATGGCCTCCTCAGCTGA
- a CDS encoding alpha/beta fold hydrolase produces the protein MQAFSNGIMMSYDDTGAGNPVLLIHGFPLCRKMWRPQVNKLPLAGFRVITPDLRGFGESDAPEGPYSMDIFADDLIGLLDHLELEKVVIGGMSMGGYVLFNLLERYPNRVCGAAFITTRATPDDEAAKARRLLLAAEVRKFGPQVVADPFATVLFAPGAETERPKLIEEVYGWMAGNDSRGLAGGLLAMRERKDYSQLLASFNVPAVAIGAELDQAAPPATSTAIAAGIPGCRLCIVPGAGHLANLEDVKAFNNCLLEFLGSVYQQ, from the coding sequence ATGCAGGCCTTCAGTAACGGCATTATGATGAGCTACGACGACACCGGGGCCGGCAATCCAGTCCTGCTGATTCACGGCTTCCCGCTGTGCCGGAAGATGTGGCGTCCCCAGGTCAACAAGCTTCCCCTTGCCGGTTTTAGGGTCATCACCCCTGACCTGCGCGGTTTCGGTGAGAGTGATGCCCCTGAAGGGCCTTACAGCATGGATATCTTCGCAGATGACCTGATCGGACTGCTGGACCATCTTGAACTTGAAAAGGTAGTAATCGGCGGGATGTCGATGGGGGGCTACGTACTGTTCAACCTGCTGGAGCGTTATCCGAACCGGGTTTGCGGCGCTGCCTTCATCACAACCAGGGCCACGCCGGATGATGAGGCGGCAAAGGCGCGCAGGCTGCTACTAGCGGCCGAAGTCCGGAAATTCGGTCCGCAGGTGGTTGCCGACCCGTTTGCCACTGTTCTCTTTGCTCCCGGGGCAGAAACAGAGCGTCCCAAGCTGATTGAAGAGGTCTATGGCTGGATGGCGGGCAATGACTCCAGAGGGCTGGCAGGAGGGTTACTGGCAATGAGAGAGCGGAAGGACTACAGCCAACTGCTCGCGTCATTCAATGTCCCGGCGGTAGCCATTGGTGCCGAACTGGACCAGGCAGCCCCACCGGCAACCAGCACGGCCATCGCTGCAGGGATTCCGGGATGCAGGCTCTGCATTGTACCAGGGGCAGGGCATCTGGCGAATCTCGAAGATGTCAAGGCTTTCAACAACTGTCTGCTGGAGTTCCTGGGGTCTGTCTATCAGCAGTGA
- a CDS encoding beta-class carbonic anhydrase, which produces MKLLEKILEANASFVKPGAFPPLPKDPKKQFAIFTCMDTRLVEFLEPAMGIKRGDAKVIKNAGNTLVDPLHGGVIRSIVAAIFMLGVEEIFIIGHRDCGMATVDPEALKQRMIARGISSATIDELVPDLAQWLGAFSCPEENVTDVVGKIRNNPLIPKDVPIHGLIFCPDDGHLDVIVNGYHDAQGHL; this is translated from the coding sequence ATGAAGCTACTCGAAAAGATCCTCGAAGCAAATGCCAGTTTTGTGAAACCGGGGGCATTTCCGCCGCTCCCCAAAGACCCGAAGAAACAGTTTGCCATCTTTACCTGCATGGATACCCGGCTGGTGGAGTTCCTTGAACCGGCCATGGGAATCAAGCGAGGAGATGCCAAGGTCATCAAGAATGCCGGCAACACCCTGGTAGACCCGCTGCATGGCGGGGTTATCCGGAGCATCGTGGCAGCCATCTTCATGTTGGGTGTGGAGGAGATTTTCATCATCGGCCACCGGGATTGCGGCATGGCAACCGTTGACCCGGAGGCATTGAAACAACGGATGATAGCCAGGGGCATATCGAGCGCAACCATCGACGAACTGGTGCCGGACCTGGCCCAGTGGCTGGGGGCGTTTTCCTGCCCGGAAGAAAACGTCACCGATGTAGTCGGCAAAATCCGCAATAACCCGTTAATCCCGAAAGATGTGCCGATCCATGGGCTCATTTTCTGCCCGGACGATGGTCATCTCGATGTCATAGTCAACGGCTACCATGACGCGCAGGGGCACCTCTGA